A window of the Branchiostoma floridae strain S238N-H82 chromosome 12, Bfl_VNyyK, whole genome shotgun sequence genome harbors these coding sequences:
- the LOC118427534 gene encoding uncharacterized oxidoreductase YmfI-like: MSHSKTALVTGGTRGIGYGIAEELASAGYDLVLGYQKNQERAQDAKENLEKTYKTRVFLVGGGAEEEATVDAYFSCIDENYGGKLTALVHNAGGYLGGTSPGKPDANGSWFQGWEAYEYYQGMYPKCFIRLVEKAVTRMEDERGYIVGVSSPGCNNSCSPLLNYIMPGISKSSMEYLVRHYAKQLAPRRITCNVVIPGYTKTEAWEPVLKEHGADLIESRVNSFGMKRWGSPREVGGVVAFLCSEKAAFVTGVALPVDGGLHLR; this comes from the coding sequence ATGTCGCACTCCAAGACCGCTCTCGTCACCGGTGGGACCCGAGGAATCGGCTACGGTATAGCCGAGGAGCTCGCCTCTGCCGGGTACGATCTCGTTCTAGGCTACCAAAAGAACCAAGAACGCGCTCAAGACGCCAAAGAAAACTTGGAGAAAACGTACAAGACTCGCGTGTTCCTGGTGGGGGGTGGGGCGGAAGAAGAAGCCACGGTGGACGCTTACTTCTCCTGTATCGACGAGAACTACGGCGGCAAGCTGACTGCGCTCGTCCACAACGCCGGTGGTTACTTGGGTGGTACCTCACCCGGCAAACCTGACGCCAACGGCAGCTGGTTCCAGGGCTGGGAGGCGTACGAGTACTACCAGGGCATGTACCCGAAATGTTTCATCAGGCTCGTGGAAAAGGCAGTCACCCGTATGGAGGACGAGCGAGGCTACATCGTCGGTGTGTCCTCTCCTGGATGCAATAATTCTTGCAGCCCCTTGCTCAACTACATCATGCCTGGCATCTCCAAGTCCAGTATGGAGTACCTGGTTCGGCACTACGCTAAGCAACTGGCGCCCAGGAGGATCACTTGCAACGTCGTCATCCCTGGGTACACCAAAACAGAGGCCTGGGAGCCCGTTCTTAAAGAACATGGAGCGGATCTAATCGAGAGTAGGGTGAATTCCTTCGGTATGAAGCGGTGGGGGTCTCCGCGCGAAGTCGGCGGGGTGGTGGCGTTCCTGTGCTCGGAGAAGGCGGCGTTCGTCACGGGTGTTGCTCTACCTGTGGACGGTGGGCTACATCTCAGGTGA
- the LOC118427240 gene encoding C-type lectin lectoxin-Thr1-like isoform X2 produces the protein MDHQTPMGWRMMVLMLMLMTRTSVGCPSGYSKSDGVCYRDFGDAKTHSQASDSCWPGRLAMPKSEEINTFIASLADAERWIGLTDSSSEGTWRFADGQLLGVYKKWADGEPNDSNGNEDCASLLDPSNNWNDLSCGETRGYICETDDDECAERTHNCHSRASCSNAYGSFTCACNRGYTGNGAYCYDINECTTGAHNCHSQASCTNTDGSFTCTCNTGYS, from the exons atgGATCACCAAACCCCAATGGGCTGGAGGATGATGGTCCTGATGCTGATGCTGATGACACGTACATCTGTCG GATGCCCATCAGGCTATAGTAAGTCCGATGGAGTTTGCTACAGGGATTTTGGTGATGCCAAGACACACAGCCAGGCTAGTGACAGCTGCTGGCCGGGACGATTGGCCATGCCAAAAAGCGAGGAGATCAACACGTTCATTGCCAGCCTGGCAGACGCAGAGCGCTGGATCGGGCTGACAGACTCTAGCAGCGAAG GCACGTGGAGGTTTGCGGACGGCCAATTGCTGGGAGTGTATAAGAAATGGGCCGATGGTGAACCGAACGATTCTAACGGTAACGAAGACTGCGCAAGCCTTCTGGATCCCAGCAACAACTGGAACGATCTCTCATGCGGCGAAACCAGGGGATACATCTGTGAGACAG ATGACGATGAATGTGCAGAACGTACCCACAACTGCCACTCCCGAGCCTCCTGTAGCAACGCATACGGCAGTTTCACCTGTGCTTGTAACCGAGGCTACACCGGGAATGGCGCCTACTGTTATG ATATCAATGAATGTACGACTGGTGCCCACAACTGCCACTCCCAAGCTTCCTGTACCAACACAGACGGCAGTTTCACCTGTACTTGTAACACAGGATACAGTTGA
- the LOC118427240 gene encoding snaclec agkisacutacin subunit B-like isoform X1: protein MMSLLILCFTVAGRQDGKMDHQTPMGWRMMVLMLMLMTRTSVGCPSGYSKSDGVCYRDFGDAKTHSQASDSCWPGRLAMPKSEEINTFIASLADAERWIGLTDSSSEGTWRFADGQLLGVYKKWADGEPNDSNGNEDCASLLDPSNNWNDLSCGETRGYICETDDDECAERTHNCHSRASCSNAYGSFTCACNRGYTGNGAYCYDINECTTGAHNCHSQASCTNTDGSFTCTCNTGYS from the exons ATGATGTCATTGTTGATCCTGTGTTTCACTGTGGCGGgtcggcaggacggcaagatgGATCACCAAACCCCAATGGGCTGGAGGATGATGGTCCTGATGCTGATGCTGATGACACGTACATCTGTCG GATGCCCATCAGGCTATAGTAAGTCCGATGGAGTTTGCTACAGGGATTTTGGTGATGCCAAGACACACAGCCAGGCTAGTGACAGCTGCTGGCCGGGACGATTGGCCATGCCAAAAAGCGAGGAGATCAACACGTTCATTGCCAGCCTGGCAGACGCAGAGCGCTGGATCGGGCTGACAGACTCTAGCAGCGAAG GCACGTGGAGGTTTGCGGACGGCCAATTGCTGGGAGTGTATAAGAAATGGGCCGATGGTGAACCGAACGATTCTAACGGTAACGAAGACTGCGCAAGCCTTCTGGATCCCAGCAACAACTGGAACGATCTCTCATGCGGCGAAACCAGGGGATACATCTGTGAGACAG ATGACGATGAATGTGCAGAACGTACCCACAACTGCCACTCCCGAGCCTCCTGTAGCAACGCATACGGCAGTTTCACCTGTGCTTGTAACCGAGGCTACACCGGGAATGGCGCCTACTGTTATG ATATCAATGAATGTACGACTGGTGCCCACAACTGCCACTCCCAAGCTTCCTGTACCAACACAGACGGCAGTTTCACCTGTACTTGTAACACAGGATACAGTTGA
- the LOC118426997 gene encoding hydroxynaphthalene reductase-like protein Arp2, with protein MSHSKTALVTGGTRGIGYGIAEELASAGYDLVLGYRRNQERAQDTKGNLEKTYKTRAFVVGGGAEEEATVDAYFSCIDENFGGKLTALVHNAGSFWGGLPPSRPDANGSWFQGWEAYEYYQGMYPKCFIRLVEKAVTRMEDERGYIVGVSSPGCSNSGGPHLNHVMPGISKSSMEYLVRHYAKQLAPRRITCNVIIPEFTKTETEGLLGLGFVELHTRKHEKLTTMVSKLLKSSPR; from the exons ATGTCGCACAGCAAGACCGCTCTCGTCACCGGTGGGACCCGAGGAATCGGCTACGGTATAGCCGAGGAGCTCGCCTCTGCCGGGTACGATCTCGTTCTAGGCTACCGACGGAACCAAGAACGCGCTCAAGACACCAAAGGAAACTTGGAGAAAACGTACAAGACACGCGCGTTCGTGGTGGGTGGAGGGGCAGAAGAAGAAGCCACGGTGGACGCTTACTTCTCCTGTATCGACGAGAACTTCGGCGGCAAGCTGACTGCGCTCGTCCACAATGCCGGTAGTTTCTGGGGTGGCCTGCCACCTAGCCGACCTGACGCTAACGGCAGCTGGTTCCAGGGCTGGGAGGCGTACGAGTACTACCAGGGCATGTACCCGAAATGTTTCATCAGGCTCGTGGAAAAGGCAGTCACCCGTATGGAGGACGAGCGAGGCTACATCGTCGGTGTGTCCTCTCCTGGGTGCAGTAACAGCGGAGGTCCCCATCTCAACCACGTTATGCCTGGCATCTCCAAGTCCAGTATGGAGTACCTGGTTCGGCACTACGCTAAGCAACTGGCGCCCAGGAGGATCACTTGTAACGTCATCATTCCAGAGTTCACCAAGACCGAG ACCGAGGGTCTACTTGGACTGGGCTTCGTGGAATTGCACACAAGAAAACACGAGAAACTTACGACCATGGTTTCAAAGTTACTCAAGTCGAGTCCGAGATAA
- the LOC118426996 gene encoding uromodulin-like codes for MVRYRTFISIYINECADGSHNCHSEATCTNTPGSFTCACNSGYAGDGVTCTDNDECADGTHNCSPEGFCTNTLGSFTCACDSGYAGDGVTCTDNDECADGTHNCSPEGSCTNTEGSFTCACDSGYSGDGVTCTDKDECANGTHNCSPRGSCTNTPGTFTCACKSGYSGDGLNCTDNDECANGSHNCSPHASCTNTPGSFTCACDSGYSGDGVNCTDIDVCMTGIHNCSSKAFCTNTDGSFACTCNSGYRGDGMSCAALADLTFTDVGMDYVAMSWTAPTDLTISRYRVRYQRTGGTHKDLHPPPFANSTMATVWGLWAHTEYTFTITSFDENDQENGEISGMQMTDEVEVNVVCDNGQMQVSFPRAALPGVDVENMHLLNDTCRATVSPTQVTVKTGLEECGTIPVTSSADKLTYINEVIGSHVTYENGAVRATPFRKRFQCEFLRQYVVSQGREILYNIPSPRVKLIDALNNSFVFEMNIFTSPAFSATYSSANFPLRVLPSDRLYYGLSVESPLNNLELFAQDCVSTPTMDPDDLPQVFIIQNGCDLDPTLQRKSARSTDMALYFSIKAFTFPAAVDPSLVYLHCTMVVCPKDDPNSRCRQGCIPARRRRDAVEEARFRRTSSNDRQMSVTGGPFSILSGQGTDDTIPTGGEGKNAAAFPTVGVAIGSAGALMGVLLLAAAVVMVTKSNAWVTKAPTEDVMGMDNKAYQM; via the exons ATGGTTCGTTACAGGACATTTATCTCTATCT acatcaatgaatgtgCAGATGGGAGTCACAACTGCCACTCTGAAGCCACCTGTACCAACACACCTGGCAGTTTCACCTGTGCTTGTAACTCAGGCTACGCGGGCGACGGTGTCACATGTACCG ATAATGACGAATGTGCGGATGGTACCCACAACTGCAGCCCCGAAGGCTTCTGTACCAACACACTTGGCAGTTTCACCTGTGCTTGTGACTCAGGCTACGCGGGAGACGGTGTCACCTGTACCG ATAATGACGAATGTGCGGATGGTACCCACAACTGCAGCCCCGAAGGCTCCTGTACCAACACAGAAGGCAGTTTCACATGTGCTTGTGACTCAGGCTATAGCGGTGACGGTGTTACCTGTACTG ACAAAGACGAATGTGCGAATGGCACCCACAACTGCAGCCCTCGTGGCTCCTGTACCAACACACCTGGCACTTTTACCTGTGCTTGTAAGTCAGGCTACAGCGGAGACGGTCTCAACTGTACAG ACAACGACGAATGTGCAAATGGCAGCCACAACTGTAGCCCTCATGCCTCCTGTACCAACACACCTGGCAGTTTCACCTGTGCTTGTGACTCAGGATACAGCGGAGACGGTGTCAACTGTACCG ATATCGATGTATGTATGACCGGTATCCACAACTGCAGCTCCAAAGCCTTCTGTACCAACACAGACGGCAGTTTCGCATGCACCTGTAACTCGGGCTACAGGGGCGACGGTATGTCATGTGCAG CCCTCGCTGACCTGACTTTTACGGATGTGGGGATGGACTACGTCGCGATGTCCTGGACGGCACCGACCGACCTGACCATCAGCCGATACCGGGTCCGGTACCAGCGCACAGGCGGCACACACAAGGACCTGCACCCGCCGCCCTTCGCTAACAGCACGATGGCCACCGTGTGGGGTCTGTGGGCTCACACGGAGTACACCTTCACTATCACCTCTTTTGATGAGAACGACCAGGAGAACGGAGAAATCAGCGGGATGCAGATGACAG ATGAGGTGGAAGTGAACGTGGTTTGTGACAATGGACAGATGCAGGTGTCCTTCCCCAGAGCGGCGTTACCAGGTGTGGACGTGGAGAACATGCACCTGCTGAACGACACCTGCCGCGCCACCGTCAGCCCCACACAGGTGACGGTGAAGACCGGACTGGAGGAGTGCGGAACCATCCCAGTT ACTTCGTCAGCTGATAAACTCACCTACATCAACGAGGTCATCGGCAGCCACGTGACGTATGAGAATGGCGCCGTCAGGGCCACGCCCTTCCGCAAACGGTTCCAGTGtgagttcctccgtcagtatgTGGTCTCACAGGGAAGAGAAATCCTGTACAACATCCCCTCCCCTCG GGTGAAACTCATTGATGCGCTGAACAACAGTTTCGTCTTTGAGATGAACATTTTCACGTCTCCAGCCTTCAGCGCTACCTACAGCTCAGCTAACTTCCCTCTACGG GTGTTGCCGTCTGACCGTCTCTACTACGGCCTGAGCGTTGAATCTCCGCTGAACAACCTGGAGCTGTTTGCCCAGGACTGTGTCTCCACACCCACCATGGACCCTGATGACCTGCCACAAGTCTTCATCATTCAGAACGG GTGCGACCTCGACCCAACCCTGCAAAGGAAGAGTGCCCGTTCTACGGACATGGCCCTGTACTTCTCCATCAAGGCCTTCACTTTCCCCGCCGCTGTCGATCCCAGTCTG GTGTATCTCCATTGCACCATGGTGGTGTGTCCGAAGGATGACCCAAACTCCCGATGCAGGCAGGGATGCATCCCCGCTAGGCGTCGTAGAGATGCCGTAGAGGAGGCCCGTTTCCGACGCACAAGCAGCAATGACCGTCAAATGTCTGTCACTGGGGGACCGTTTAGTATCTTGAGCGGTCAAGGAACAG ATGACACCATCCCCACAGGGGGTGAGGGGAAAAACGCTGCTGCCTTCCCCACCGTGGGGGTGGCCATAGGATCCGCTGGGGCACTGATGGGTGTCCTACTGCTGGCTGCTGCCGTGGTTATGGTGACCAAGAGCAATGCATGGGTCACCAAGGCCCCGACTGAGGACGTCATGG GGATGGACAACAAAGCCTACCAGATGTGA
- the LOC118428308 gene encoding uncharacterized protein LOC118428308: MDPVWKFVLLLAVCGSVTGDSAIPVGHLQPLGGHRPPDVPIDELHTIPHPREFWDKYVKHEKAVILRGAAKNSPSFTLWTDEYLKDNYGKLEVRLEGKREKHSWLPIGVKGIGRDTIEHFLDTYHDSDAYIVSQLPTDMYHEVLVQPCLTCGSFRNSLVEIDLWMSSNGGSSILHKDAFNAINCLYNGTKHWKMIERKYEPLLHKAWEPSREIGGYSEVNVHQVDLLQHPNMAKVRWSNFTIHAGDCLYLPKSYWHQVESVGDVNLAVALLFARLEEFDDSDCDTQKVEYTPLSDFQVMWDWPGFGNMTMGHMDLEMGAREQLYEMAEDSEEGLTQDFIFQLLKLEMPEFDDEFLLGKAERGFAALDVNSKGSLDSDDIKALDWDTLGAFILEYENQEPSNTELFEYSYTTAEEIMDMILKLAKKNGQLTRSDFIHAYMTQLGGTEKFGTEIFDRLVEGQDEDMIKIQDLTVEKLEYALENWLIRIKPEMTPEMDEEYQERMKEFDRKIGVPNVAGDAQKHTEL, encoded by the exons GAGTTCTGGGACAAGTATGTGAAACATGAGAAGGCTGTGATACTACGAGGTGCTGCAAAAAACAGCCCTTCCTTCACATTATGGACAGATGAATACCTGAAGGACAACTATGGAAAACTAGAG GTTCGTTTAGAAGGAAAGAGGGAAAAACACAGCTGGCTTCCCATTGGAGTAAAGGGAATAGGACGAGACACCATAGAACACTTCCTGGACACTTATCACGACAGTGATGCGTACATAGTGTCACAGTTACCCACGGACATGTACCATGAAGTCCTGGTACAGCCTTGTCTCACCTGTGGCAGCTTCAGGAACAGTCTTGTGGAG ATTGATCTGTGGATGAGCTCTAACGGTGGCAGCAGCATTCTCCACAAGGATGCCTTCAACGCCATCAACTGTCTGTACAACGGTACCAAACACTGGAAAATGATTGAGCGCAAATATGAACCTCTCTTACACAAG GCTTGGGAGCCGTCACGAGAGATCGGAGGGTACTCAGAAGTTAATGTGCACCAGGTTGATCTACTGCAGCACCCCAACATGGCCAAGGTTCGCTGGTCCAACTTCACCATTCATGCAGGGGACTGCCTGTATCTACCCAAGA GTTACTGGCACCAAGTGGAGTCAGTAGGAGATGTGAACCTCGCCGTGGCTCTCCTGTTTGCCAGGCTAGAGGAGTTTGATGACTCTGACTGTGACACACAGAAGGTGGAGTACACACCCCTCAGCGACTTTCAG GTGATGTGGGATTGGCCAGGGTTTGGAAACATGACCATGGGACATATGGATTTGGAGATGGGGGCCAGGGAACAGCTGTATGAAATGGCGGAAGACAGTGAAGAAGGACTTACTCAAGATTTCATCTTTCAACTACTCAAGTTG GAGATGCCTGAATTTGATGACGAGTTTCTTCTTGGGAAGGCTGAAAGG GGGTTTGCAGCTTTGGACGTGAACTCTAAAGGCAGTCTTGACTCTGACGATATCAAGGCCTTAGACTGGGACACACTTGGGGCCTTCATACTGGAATATGAAAACCAGGAGCCTTCCAACACAGAGCTGTTTGAGTATTCTTACACAACGGCCGAAGAAATCAT GGACATGATTTTAAAACTGGCTAAGAAGAATGGACAGCTGACCAGGTCTGACTTCATTCATGCCTACATGACCCAACTTGGGGGCACTGAAAAGTTTGGAACAGAG ATTTTCGACAGGTTGGTTGAGGGTCAGGATGAAGACATGATAAAGATTCAAGACCTGACAGTGGAAAAACTGGAGTACGCCTTGGAGAACTGGCTCATCCGGATTAAACCTGAGATGACTCCTGAGATGGACGAGGAATATCAAGAGCGGATGAAGGAATTTGATCGAAAGATTGGTGTACCTAATGTAGCCGGTGATGCTCAAAAGCATACAGAGCTTTAG